The following are encoded together in the Candidatus Tectomicrobia bacterium genome:
- a CDS encoding homoserine dehydrogenase, with protein MARDVRFLLCGFGRVGRAFARLLAAKREPLRAAYGLDLRLAGIGELVGSLHQPEGIDPSEAADFFEARKGFGGHPALQAAWKGLDLVREARAELLVECTPTDIRTGEPALGHIRAALGKGMHVVSANKGPFIRNFGELRALAAERGAALKLSAAAAAALPTLDVAQTCLAGAEILAIEGVLNGTSNFILTRMRGGMGYAAALAEAQRMGIAETDPTLDVEGYDTANKLALIANVCMGADLRPEDVARAGITGVGEEDVRRAAAEGRVMRLVGRAERGQNGRVTARVAPEALPAGHPLAAVDGAEKGITYVTDSMDRVTVLGGKSDPRGAAAALLKDLINIYRAP; from the coding sequence GTGGCCCGAGATGTCCGGTTCCTGCTCTGCGGCTTCGGGCGGGTGGGGCGCGCCTTCGCGCGGCTCCTGGCCGCGAAGCGGGAGCCGCTGAGGGCCGCCTACGGCCTCGACCTCCGGCTGGCCGGGATCGGGGAGCTTGTGGGGAGCCTCCACCAGCCGGAGGGCATTGACCCGTCCGAGGCGGCGGATTTCTTCGAGGCCCGCAAGGGCTTCGGGGGCCATCCCGCCCTCCAGGCGGCCTGGAAGGGCCTGGACCTCGTCCGGGAGGCCCGGGCGGAGCTCCTGGTCGAGTGCACCCCGACCGACATCCGCACCGGGGAGCCGGCGCTGGGGCACATCCGGGCCGCCCTCGGCAAGGGGATGCACGTCGTGAGCGCGAACAAGGGGCCCTTCATCCGCAACTTCGGCGAATTGCGCGCCCTCGCGGCGGAGCGGGGGGCCGCCCTCAAGCTATCGGCCGCGGCCGCGGCGGCGCTTCCCACCCTGGACGTGGCCCAGACCTGCCTCGCCGGGGCCGAGATCCTGGCCATCGAGGGGGTGCTGAACGGCACTTCGAACTTCATCCTCACCCGGATGCGCGGCGGGATGGGCTACGCCGCCGCCCTGGCCGAGGCCCAGCGGATGGGCATCGCCGAGACCGACCCCACCCTGGACGTGGAGGGTTACGACACGGCGAACAAGCTCGCCCTCATCGCGAACGTGTGCATGGGGGCGGACCTGCGCCCCGAGGATGTGGCCCGCGCGGGCATCACCGGGGTGGGGGAAGAGGACGTCCGCCGGGCGGCCGCCGAGGGCCGGGTGATGCGGCTGGTGGGCCGGGCCGAGCGGGGGCAGAATGGGCGGGTCACCGCTCGCGTCGCGCCGGAGGCCCTGCCCGCGGGACATCCCCTGGCCGCCGTGGACGGCGCCGAGAAGGGCATCACGTACGTCACCGACTCCATGGACCGGGTCACCGTCCTGGGCGGGAAGAGCGACCCGAGGGGGGCGGCGGCCGCCCTGCTGAAGGACCTCATCAATATTTACCGTGCGCCATAA